TGAGCGGCGAGTCGGCCTAGATCGACTCGCCGCTCATGATTCTCTGCACTGTCTTCCGCTCGACTTTCCCGCTGGCTGTCAGCGGAAGTTCGTCAATGAACTTCACGACCCTAGGCAGTTTGTATCCTGCAAGTGATGGCCTAAGGAAGTGTCGCAGTTCGTCTGGGGTAAGAGGTGCGTCAGCAACGATCAGTGCGGCAACCTGCTGTCCCCATTCCGTGTGGGGAATTCCTACCACACATGCGTCGCGTATCGCGGGATGGGTCTTTAGGGCTGCCTCTACCTCTGCGGGGTAGATGTTTTCGCCGCCGGATATAATCAGGTCCGACCGCCGCTGCACAAGCCACAAATCGCCATCCGAGTCCAGATAACCTAGATCGCCTGTATGGAACGCGCCGCCTCGAAGCGCCATATCCGTGGCGACTGGATCATTGTGATAGCCGCGCATGACGATTTCTCCGCGGACGACAATCTCTCCTATTTTGCCCTGCGACTGTCGTTCGCCAGTTTCACTTTCAATCCAGAGTTCGCTGAATGGCGCAATCGCCTTGCCAACGCTTCCCGGCTTCTTCAGCGTTTGCTCGACGTTCTGGGTTGCGATTTGAGAAGCGGTCTCGGTCATGCCGTAAGTGGTCGCCACGGGGAATCCTGCATCCTGAGCCCTGCGGACGAGCTCATCTGAGGCCGCGGCGCCGCCAAGGAGGCATACGCGCAGTTGGGGTGGGGGAGTGGTCCGGCTATTGATTAGTCTGTGTAGCATCGTTGGAACAAGGGAAATATGCGTTATTCCGTCGTTATCGAGTGAATGGTTGACGGCCGGAATATCGAACCCGTCGGTAAGGACGACCGTCATTCCAAAAAGTACACTGCGCATCAGCATGGCAAGCCCACCAACATGATACAGAGGAAGACAGCACAGCCAGCGATCGTCCTGGTTAGCGCCTAACCGGCTTTCTGTTGCCAGAGCGCTGTAGTAGAGATTGCCGTAAGTAAGCTCGGCAGGCTTTGGCCGACCGGAGGTGCCGCTCGTGAAGATACGCGAATGCGGAGAATCG
The nucleotide sequence above comes from Candidatus Flexicrinis proximus. Encoded proteins:
- the menE gene encoding o-succinylbenzoate--CoA ligase, translating into MITYRELDVGVDCAAAWLRESGVAQRQAIGLFLRPSVEMVEIVFALMRIGAVIQPLNLRLAEAELVYQAGFVDRVLVGRDLALFVQGESLVIDYTKSQKVRVIERDFQLDSPHSRIFTSGTSGRPKPAELTYGNLYYSALATESRLGANQDDRWLCCLPLYHVGGLAMLMRSVLFGMTVVLTDGFDIPAVNHSLDNDGITHISLVPTMLHRLINSRTTPPPQLRVCLLGGAAASDELVRRAQDAGFPVATTYGMTETASQIATQNVEQTLKKPGSVGKAIAPFSELWIESETGERQSQGKIGEIVVRGEIVMRGYHNDPVATDMALRGGAFHTGDLGYLDSDGDLWLVQRRSDLIISGGENIYPAEVEAALKTHPAIRDACVVGIPHTEWGQQVAALIVADAPLTPDELRHFLRPSLAGYKLPRVVKFIDELPLTASGKVERKTVQRIMSGESI